The Montipora capricornis isolate CH-2021 chromosome 3, ASM3666992v2, whole genome shotgun sequence genome window below encodes:
- the LOC138040574 gene encoding uncharacterized protein, translating into MDARKDQAPVQTWVEADGSVNFEKPCNDKPNYKMAFLLSTIAVLLLSVAVSLSVYFSAAQKSILAELNLEEGESLTYRVDHDIQVQGSNVQNDYEHPEAWGLLAGLEKCGCLLINLSKEKIALLRTKLAKGVKRDAAIRLLVGIVVHNKTSEEYWFLIKFNLSHVGGDVEIGSMKMLTEYFLVRLPLAARTSSNKTTCSFEVYGNPQTNTELIRLFYATLEQLFPSLKRELYENVDGQEATKSKPLYPEDSPLLPGSVKMHREANTSDENTLVIKNHFDRKNFIDMSPDIDLDLKYTDIALINKSNGMMSESHLNLSKQLNFGEEMRNNANLNINQRKITLTSHASRVEGIFLEYEESKTIAVLLFTKLAVPKSNVTFSVNDKPEAGLQPNASSPDFPPPSPSQRQNFTGNLPSISLQRSRRAVRGVSWKYTEPISLRVKHSFTLFQKKVIGVNVKGEGSVWLEPRHGEIGVTFGLSIGGRYILVPIALFVSLSRRGLGTRKRRALET; encoded by the exons ATGGATGCGAGAAAGGACCAAGCTCCAGTACAGACTTGGGTTGAAGCAGACGGCTCAGTGAACTTTGAAAAGCCATGCAATGACAAACCTAATTACAAGATGGCTTTTCTACTTTCGACGATAGCGGTTCTCTTGCTAAGCGTTGCGGTTTCATTGAGTGTGTATTTTTCAGCTGCACAGAAGTCAATTTTGGCTGAGCTTAATCTGGAAGAGGGCGAAAGTCTGACGTATCGAGTGGATCATGATATACAGGTGCAGGGAAGCAATGTTCAAAACG acTACGAACATCCCGAAGCGTGGGGACTCCTTGCTGGGTTAGAAAAATGCGGATGCTTACTTATAAACctttccaaagaaaaaataGCTTTGCTTAGAACAAAGTTAGCAAAAGGGGTTAAGAGGGACG cTGCAATTCGCCTACTTGTCGGCATAGTGGTTCATAACAAAACGTCAGAGGAGTACTGGTTTCTTATTAAATTCAACTTGTCCCACGTTGGGGGAGATGTGGAGATCGGAAGCATGAAGATGTTGACAGAGTACTTCCTGGTTCGACTTCCTCTCGCTGCAAG AACATCAAGCAACAAAACCACTTGCTCCTTTGAGGTTTACGGTAATCCCCAGACGAATACAGAACTCATTCGCCTCTTTTATGCCACTCTGGAGCAACTATTTCCAAGTTTAAAACGTGAACTATACGAGAACGTGGATGGACAAGAAGCAACCAAATCAAAACCTCTTTACCCAGAAGACTCTCCTTTGCTACCTGGATCAGTGAAAATGCACCGAGAAGCAAACACGTCAGATGAGAACACACTTGTGATAAAAAATCATTTTGATCGTAAGAACTTCATTGACATGTCACCAGACATCGATCTCGACTTGAAATATACTGACATTGCACTCATTAACAAGAGCAACGGGATGATGTCAGAGAGCCACTTGAATCTTTCAAAACAGTTGAATTTCGGCGAAGAAATGCGCAACAACGCCAACCTTAACATTAATCAGAGGAAAATTACCCTGACGAGCCATGCGTCGCGAGTTGAAGGCATTTTTCTGGAATACGAGGAGTCCAAGACGATTGCTGTTCTCTTGTTCACGAAGCTAGCCGTTCCTAAATCAAATGTAACCTTTTCTGTCAATGACAAACCTGAAGCGGGATTACAGCCAAACGCAAGTAGTCCTGACtttccccctccctctcccagcCAACGGCAAAATTTTACCGGAAACTTGCCGAGCATTTCCCTACAACGCTCACGTAGAGCAGTCAGAGGTGTTTCATGGAAATATACGGAACCAATTAGTTTAAGAGTTAAGCACTCGTTTACTTTGTTTCAGAAGAAAGTAATCGGTGTTAATGTGAAAGGTGAGGGAAGCGTTTGGTTGGAGCCTAGGCATGGCGAAATCGGAGTCACATTTGGTCTTTCCATCGGGGGAAGATacattctcgtccccatcgcccttttcgtttctcttagtcggcggggccttggcacgagaaaacgaagggctctggagacataa
- the LOC138043391 gene encoding uncharacterized protein isoform X2, giving the protein MVFTVPDWFLVEQSEEHSAAIDRRTYFTTSALKSLCCQILCAICWKSFQPAYAQLVADCGGISRFNGLDSRVSIPAHAMKASQMCARVT; this is encoded by the exons ATTGGTTTTTGGTGGAACAAAGTGAAGAACATTCTGCTGCTATTGATCGCAGAACATATTTTACAACTTCTGCCCTCAAGAGTTTGTGCTGCCAAATTCTATGTGCCATCTGTTG gaaGAGTTTTCAGCCTGCATATGCCCAACTAG TTGCAGATTGTGGTGGTATTTCCAGATTTAATGGCCTTGATTCAAGGGTTTCCATTCCAGCCCATGCCATGAAGGCTTCGCAAATGTGTGCACGTGTTACCTGA
- the LOC138043391 gene encoding uncharacterized protein isoform X1 codes for MVFTVPDWFLVEQSEEHSAAIDRRTYFTTSALKSLCCQILCAICWKSFQPAYAQLVVDLGMMFLPLAVMDKKISMFSCIHHLSLSGSTTGIPDILTNIKGK; via the exons ATTGGTTTTTGGTGGAACAAAGTGAAGAACATTCTGCTGCTATTGATCGCAGAACATATTTTACAACTTCTGCCCTCAAGAGTTTGTGCTGCCAAATTCTATGTGCCATCTGTTG gaaGAGTTTTCAGCCTGCATATGCCCAACTAG TGGTGGATCTAGGGATGATGTTCCTCCCTCTTGCTGTTATGGACAAGAAAATTTCCATGTTTTCATGCATTCACCATTTGAGCCTGTCTGGATCCACCACTGGCATACCAGACATCCTTACCAATATTAAAGGAAAATAG